The following are encoded together in the Candidatus Latescibacter sp. genome:
- a CDS encoding heparinase II/III family protein: protein MRIHVWVFSVLLFSAFGVSAEVTSRDMAQSIRKDLQHPYLYFSGSEKPALRDRIASDPECNDIMARLLAESNRLLYTPVEKTIPPENKDSRFDTSSPYLTIFNNYISSAYNLAFVYQMTGEEKYARKSFEFADVICDLPTWVMRACQFPKAYPRVSPWNVPDDKVVFTYDIIASSTATSIAAVYDWLYPALTKAQRDRIRSGLLEKAVVQVRGNWDYHWWATAYRCNWCAWCCEGLGLASCALMTEDPRLTDVIAECYNRMSRTLDEAARDGGWEEGGGYWVQTMKSSVQFAAVLKRLTGGAYDLFKHPALAKDPVKYPLYLSVPPGKSVNFADAGSYRLGSTGLYNKIARETGSREAAWIRANQFGAGGDIFDILWPRPSVKPGLPAKTSIHFPFIDWAIMRSDFTDPGKVMVACKAGRNGDPHHGHLDVGQFMVYWRGLGYICDLGSAIYDEKYFDAEKYDTPQASSIGHNLIFVNGESQITGKRKDQPRDDAIGGKILEFRPGKERDYTLLDATNAYPKKELKKWRRHIILEKPVTTVVVDEVGSAKGAEIEARFHSEAEQRVREGFTLLHGREGDMALIPVVEGKFAFRPDSHPYLALQKQASFQRIPYNGTVLRAASESTVLAHIILPIKDENEAQAVVKSARRSGDFILSYEYRGKKYEYRFRKEGEGLVLEK, encoded by the coding sequence ATGCGAATTCATGTATGGGTATTTAGTGTACTCCTGTTTTCCGCTTTCGGGGTAAGCGCCGAGGTTACTTCAAGAGATATGGCGCAATCGATTAGAAAAGACTTGCAGCATCCTTACCTTTACTTTTCCGGGAGTGAGAAACCGGCCCTTCGTGACCGGATCGCGAGCGACCCGGAATGCAATGACATCATGGCGCGGCTCCTGGCTGAATCCAACCGTCTCCTGTATACGCCGGTGGAGAAAACCATTCCCCCTGAGAACAAAGATTCACGGTTCGATACCTCAAGCCCTTACCTCACCATTTTTAACAACTATATCAGCTCTGCGTATAACCTGGCTTTCGTCTATCAGATGACCGGCGAAGAAAAATATGCCCGGAAATCGTTTGAATTCGCCGATGTCATCTGCGATCTGCCCACCTGGGTGATGCGGGCTTGCCAGTTTCCCAAAGCCTATCCGCGGGTCAGCCCCTGGAATGTGCCCGACGACAAGGTTGTGTTTACCTACGATATCATTGCCAGCAGTACAGCGACCTCCATCGCCGCTGTCTACGACTGGCTTTATCCGGCGCTCACCAAAGCTCAGCGCGACCGTATCCGGAGCGGACTCCTGGAAAAGGCAGTGGTTCAGGTGCGCGGCAACTGGGATTACCACTGGTGGGCGACCGCCTACCGCTGCAACTGGTGCGCCTGGTGCTGCGAGGGGCTGGGGCTGGCCTCTTGTGCTCTCATGACCGAAGACCCCCGGCTGACCGATGTGATAGCCGAATGCTATAACCGGATGTCCAGAACTCTCGATGAAGCCGCCCGTGACGGCGGCTGGGAGGAAGGCGGCGGTTACTGGGTGCAGACGATGAAATCCTCAGTGCAGTTTGCGGCAGTTCTGAAACGGCTCACCGGCGGCGCCTATGACTTGTTCAAACACCCGGCGCTGGCGAAAGACCCGGTGAAATACCCGCTCTACCTTTCAGTTCCGCCGGGCAAGTCGGTGAACTTTGCCGATGCCGGGAGCTATCGGCTCGGCTCCACCGGCCTGTACAATAAAATCGCCCGGGAGACCGGAAGCAGGGAAGCCGCCTGGATACGGGCTAACCAGTTCGGCGCGGGCGGCGACATTTTCGACATCCTCTGGCCGAGACCATCGGTAAAGCCCGGACTGCCCGCAAAAACCTCCATTCATTTCCCGTTCATCGACTGGGCAATTATGCGAAGCGATTTCACCGATCCGGGAAAGGTCATGGTGGCATGCAAGGCGGGCCGCAACGGCGATCCTCACCACGGCCACCTCGATGTGGGGCAGTTCATGGTCTATTGGCGCGGCCTGGGATACATCTGCGACCTGGGCAGCGCGATATACGATGAGAAATACTTCGACGCCGAAAAATACGACACACCCCAGGCATCGAGCATCGGCCACAACCTCATCTTTGTGAACGGCGAAAGCCAGATTACCGGGAAGCGGAAAGACCAGCCCCGCGACGACGCCATCGGCGGGAAAATCCTCGAATTCCGACCGGGGAAAGAACGTGATTACACGCTCCTGGATGCCACGAACGCTTACCCCAAAAAGGAGTTGAAAAAATGGCGCCGTCATATCATCCTGGAAAAGCCGGTGACTACCGTGGTGGTGGACGAGGTCGGCTCCGCGAAAGGCGCGGAAATCGAGGCGCGCTTCCATTCCGAAGCAGAGCAGCGGGTGAGGGAAGGTTTCACCCTCCTCCACGGCAGGGAAGGGGACATGGCGCTCATCCCGGTTGTCGAGGGGAAATTCGCCTTCCGCCCGGACAGCCATCCCTACCTGGCGCTCCAGAAGCAGGCGAGCTTCCAGCGGATTCCTTACAATGGGACAGTGCTCAGAGCAGCGAGCGAATCCACAGTCCTCGCACACATAATCCTGCCGATTAAAGATGAAAACGAAGCCCAGGCAGTTGTGAAATCTGCCCGGCGGTCCGGTGACTTCATCCTCTCGTACGAATACCGTGGAAAAAAGTACGAATACCGGTTCCGGAAGGAGGGGGAGGGATTGGTGCTGGAGAAATAG